One window of the Vigna radiata var. radiata cultivar VC1973A chromosome 1, Vradiata_ver6, whole genome shotgun sequence genome contains the following:
- the LOC106771398 gene encoding putative ABC transporter B family member 8 has product MGSPERDETETQKVEMRRKGRASIAIILRYADWIDVVLMLMGALGAIGDGMSTNILLLFASRIMNSLGYSNNQQSTKTYMAEVEKCSLYFVYLGLAVMVVAFLEGYCWSKTSERQVLRIRYKYLEAVLRQEVGFFDSQEATTSEIINSISKDTSLIQEVLSEKVPLFLMHSSSFISGVAFAAYFSWRLALVAFPTLLLLIIPGMIYGKYLIYLSKSSVKEYGKANSIVEQALSSVKTVYSFTAEKRITGRYSDILCRTSRLGIKQGIAKGLAVGSTGLSFAIWAFIAWYGSRLVMYKGESGGRIYASGISFIMCGLSLGVVLPDLRYFTEASVAASRIFDMIDRIPLIDGEDTKGLVLDHINGKLEFEHVKFTYPSRPDMVVLSDFNLQVEAGKTVALVGASGSGKSTAIALMQRFYDADEGVVRVDGVDIKRLQLKWIRGKMGLVSQEHAMFGTSIKENIMFGKTDATMDEIVAAASAANAHNFIRQLPEGYETKIGERGALLSGGQKQRIAIARAIIKNPVILLLDEATSALDSESELLVQNALDQASMGRTTLVVAHKLSTIRNADMIAVVSGGRIIETGTHNELMNRPNGHYANLAKLQTQLSMDEQDQNAELGALSAARSSAGRPSTARSSPAIFPKSPLPDEASNPSPVSHPPPSFTRLLFLNAPEWKQGLIGTLSAIAFGSVQPLYALTIGGMISAFFAKSHLEMMHRIRTYSLIFCSLSLASITLNLLQHYNFAYMGAMLTKRIRLRMLENILTFETAWFDEEQNSSGALCSRLSNEASMVKSLVADRLSLIVQTTSAVTIAMIIGLAVAWKLALVMIAVQPLTILCFYTRKVLLSTLSTKFVKAQNQSTQIAVEAVYNHRIVTSFGSITKVLRLFDEAQEAPRKEARKKAWLAGIGMGSAQCLTFMSWALDFWYGGTLVEKREISAGDVFKTFFVLVSTGKVIADAGSMTSDLAKSSTAVASVFEILDRKSLIPKAGDNTSGIKLEKMSGKIELKNVDFAYPSRAGTPILRKFCLEVKPGKSVGLVGKSGCGKSTVIGLIQRFYDVERGSVKVDNVDIRELDIHWYRQHTALVSQEPVIYSGSIRENILFGKQDATENEVVEAARAANAHEFISSLKDGYETECGERGVQLSGGQKQRIAIARAIIRNPKILLLDEATSALDVQSEQVVQEALDRTMVGRTTIVVAHRLNTIKELDSIAYVCEGKVLEQGTYAQLRHKRGAFFNLASHQIQT; this is encoded by the exons ATGGGTTCTCCAGAAAGGGATGAAACTGAGACACAAAAGGTAGAGATGAGAAGAAAAGGGAGAGCTTCCATAGCCATCATTTTGAGATATGCTGATTGGATTGATGTTGTGCTCATGCTAATGGGTGCTTTGGGAGCAATTGGAGATGGCATGTCCACAAATATTTTGCTGCTGTTTGCAAGCCGTATCATGAACAGCCTAGGTTACAGTAATAACCAACAAAGTACTAAGACTTACATGGCTGAGGTTGAAAAG TGCAGCTTATATTTTGTCTACTTGGGATTAGCAGTGATGGTGGTGGCCTTCCTGG AAGGGTATTGCTGGAGCAAAACAAGTGAGAGACAGGTCCTGAGAATTCGTTACAAGTACTTGGAAGCTGTCCTAAGACAAGAAGTAGGGTTTTTCGATTCCCAAGAAGCAACTACTTCTGAAATCATTAACAGCATATCAAAAGACACTTCTCTCATCCAAGAAGTTCTGAGTGAAAAG GTGCCCCTATTTTTGATGCACTCATCATCATTCATATCCGGGGTTGCGTTTGCCGCATATTTTTCTTGGAGGTTGGCCTTAGTAGCATTTCCAACGCTGCTTCTTCTCATCATCCCTGGCATGATTTATGGAAAGTATCTGATCTATTTGTCAAAGTCCTCTGTGAAAGAATATGGCAAAGCAAACAGCATTGTAGAACAGGCACTTAGCTCAGTGAAAACAGTGTATTCATTCACTGCAGAGAAGAGAATCACTGGGAGATATTCAGACATCTTGTGTAGAACTTCAAGGCTTGGAATCAAGCAAGGAATAGCAAAGGGTCTTGCAGTAGGAAGCACTGGTCTCTCTTTTGCAATATGGGCTTTCATTGCTTGGTATGGAAGCCGTTTGGTCATGTACAAAGGTGAAAGTGGTGGAAGGATCTATGCATCAGGCATTTCCTTCATAATGTGTGGACT ATCTCTGGGAGTGGTGCTTCCTGATTTGAGGTACTTCACAGAAGCATCTGTTGCAGCatcaagaatatttgacatGATTGATCGAATACCATTGATTGATGGTGAAGACACAAAAGGGCTTGTGTTAGATCACATAAATGGGAAGTTAGAGTTTGAGCATGTGAAATTCACATACCCTTCTCGTCCAGATATGGTTGTGCTGAGTGATTTCAATCTGCAAGTGGAAGCAGGGAAAACGGTTGCTCTAGTTGGTGCAAGTGGAAGTGGGAAGTCTACAGCAATAGCATTGATGCAGAGATTTTATGATGCAGATGAAGGTGTTGTGAGGGTTGATGGTGTAGACATAAAAAGGCTTCAATTGAAATGGATAAGAGGGAAAATGGGGCTTGTGAGTCAAGAACATGCAATGTTTGGAACTTCCATAAAAGAGAATATTATGTTTGGGAAAACAGATGCTACCATGGATGAAATAGTAGCAGCAGCCTCAGCAGCCAATGCTCATAACTTCATAAGGCAGCTTCCTGAAGGTTATGAAACTAAG ATTGGAGAAAGAGGAGCACTTCTTTCAGGAGGACAAAAACAACGAATAGCCATTGCAAGAGCCATCATAAAGAATCCTGTAATTCTCCTACTTGATGAAGCAACCAGTGCTCTTGACTCTGAATCAGAATTACTGGTCCAGAATGCCCTCGATCAGGCCTCCATGGGGAGGACTACATTG GTTGTTGCACACAAGCTATCAACTATTCGAAATGCAGACATGATAGCAGTTGTCAGTGGTGGTCGAATCATTGAAACCGGCACACACAATGAACTCATGAACAGACCAAATGGTCACTATGCAAACCTGGCAAAGTTACAGACACAATTGAGCATGGATGAGCAAGATCAAAATGCAGAACTAGGTGCTCTTTCAGCAGCAAGAAGCAGTGCAGGTAGACCAAGCACAGCAAGGTCAAGTCCTGCCATATTTCCAAAGTCACCATTGCCTGATGAAGCCAGCAACCCATCTCCAGTTTCTCACCCTCCACCATCTTTCACCAGACTTCTCTTTCTGAATGCTCCTGAATGGAAACAAGGTCTAATTGGGACTCTCTCAGCCATAGCCTTTGGCTCAGTTCAACCACTATATGCTTTAACCATAGGGGGTATGATTTCTGCCTTTTTTGCCAAAAGCCATCTAGAAATGATGCACAGAATCAGGACTTATTCTTTGATTTTCTGTTCCCTTTCCCTTGCCTCTATCACTCTCAATCTCCTGCAACACTACAATTTTGCTTATATGGGAGCCATGTTAACCAAAAGGATAAGACTGCGCATGCTGGAGAATATCTTAACCTTTGAAACTGCTTGGTTTGATGAGGAACAAAACTCCAGTGGAGCATTATGCTCAAGGTTAAGCAATGAGGCTTCCATGGTCAAGTCCCTTGTGGCAGACAGACTCTCTTTAATAGTCCAAACCACTTCTGCTGTCACCATTGCAATGATCATAGGGCTTGCCGTGGCTTGGAAGCTAGCTCTTGTTATGATAGCAGTGCAGCCACTCACAATTCTTTGCTTTTATACAAGAAAAGTGTTGCTCTCCACACTCtcaacaaaatttgttaaggCACAGAATCAAAGTACACAGATTGCCGTGGAGGCAGTTTATAATCACAGAATTGTGACTTCTTTTGGGAGCATTACAAAAGTTTTACGGCTATTTGATGAGGCACAAGAGGCTCCAAGGAAGGAGGCAAGGAAAAAGGCTTGGCTAGCTGGCATAGGAATGGGTTCTGCTCAGTGCCTGACGTTCATGTCATGGGCTTTGGATTTCTGGTATGGTGGTACTTTGGtggaaaagagagaaatatCAGCTGGGGAtgtgttcaaaacattttttgtgTTGGTGAGCACCGGCAAAGTCATAGCTGATGCTGGAAGCATGACTTCTGACCTTGCCAAGAGTTCAACAGCAGTGGCTTCTGTGTTTGAAATTCTTGACCGAAAATCACTAATTCCTAAG GCTGGGGATAACACTAGCGGCATTAAGTTGGAAAAGATGAGTGGTAAGATAGAGTTGAAGAATGTAGATTTTGCTTATCCAAGCAGGGCAGGAACACCAATTTTGCGCAAGTTTTGCTTGGAGGTGAAGCCAGGAAAAAGTGTCGGGCTTGTCGGAAAAAGTGGATGTGGAAAATCAACAGTGATAGGCTTAATTCAAAGATTCTATGATGTTGAGAGAGGTTCAGTTAAAGTGGATAACGTAGACATAAGGGAATTAGACATTCACTGGTACAGACAGCACACAGCACTAGTGAGCCAAGAACCTGTCATATATTCTGGCAGCATACGTGAGAACATTTTGTTTGGGAAGCAAGATGCAACTGAGAATGAAGTAGTTGAAGCTGCAAGAGCTGCAAATGCTCATGAATTCATATC ATCACTGAAAGATGGATATGAAACTGAATGTGGAGAAAGGGGAGTGCAGCTATCAGGAGGGCAAAAGCAGAGAATAGCAATAGCAAGAGCGATAATTCGGAACCCAAAGATACTACTTTTGGATGAGGCAACAAGTGCATTGGATGTGCAATCAGAACAAGTTGTGCAGGAAGCACTTGACAGGACTATGGTAGGAAGAACCACCATTGTTGTGGCACATAGGCTCAACACTATCAAAGAGCTTGATTCAATTGCTTATGTGTGTGAGGGCAAGGTCCTTGAGCAAGGAACCTATGCTCAACTTAGGCACAAGAGAGGTGCCTTCTTCAATCTTGCAAGCCATCAAATCCAAACTTAG